A single genomic interval of Zobellia nedashkovskayae harbors:
- a CDS encoding sulfatase — MRANIIKTILSCVCTVFLASCGNQKQIAEPTKKPNILFIVVDDLGYADLSVMGSSYYETPNIDGLAKSGTIFTNGYATCAVCSPSRASLLNGQFTARHGITQYEGAKSGQAWKELNRYTKLLPPEYKHHLDQKDVTLPEVLKDNGYATFFAGKWHLGGETDHSLPTDHGFDINQGGYEKGGPYSGGYFSPFNNPQMTDYPEEKGMSLSMKLAKETSTFIREQKDSTFLAYLSFYAVHSPIQTSQTKWKKYRDKADSMGITEKGFEMERVLPARTNQDNPVYAGLIEQVDEAVGSVLQTLKDLSLDKNTIVVFTSDNGGVTSGDNFSTNQLDLRGGKGYQWEGGLRVPYFIYVPWMLQEGVKNEVPVSGADLFPTLLDLADIPIQPKHHADGVSLKPLLKGKRIAERPLYWHYPHYGNQGGEPVSIMRKGNWKIIHYWEDSHTELYDLNSDLGETIDLSTEKETLSLEMKKELLAWLESMQTEYAEEDTSWNETECKQKLEDNRNILMPRLEKQRQEMLSPDWQPNKDWWGSAR, encoded by the coding sequence ATGAGAGCGAATATCATAAAGACTATTTTAAGTTGTGTTTGTACGGTGTTTTTGGCTTCCTGTGGAAACCAAAAGCAAATAGCTGAGCCAACTAAAAAACCGAACATCCTTTTTATTGTAGTTGATGATTTGGGCTATGCGGATTTAAGTGTTATGGGCAGTTCATATTACGAAACTCCAAATATTGATGGATTGGCAAAGTCGGGCACCATATTTACCAATGGATATGCCACTTGTGCTGTCTGTAGTCCGTCCCGAGCGAGTTTGTTGAACGGACAGTTTACTGCAAGACATGGAATTACCCAATATGAGGGAGCTAAATCTGGGCAGGCTTGGAAAGAATTGAATCGGTATACCAAATTATTGCCACCGGAGTATAAACATCACTTAGATCAAAAGGATGTCACTTTGCCAGAGGTACTGAAGGATAATGGGTATGCTACTTTTTTTGCAGGGAAATGGCATTTAGGAGGCGAAACGGACCATTCACTTCCAACAGACCATGGTTTTGATATCAACCAAGGAGGGTATGAGAAAGGTGGCCCCTATAGTGGCGGTTATTTTTCTCCTTTCAATAATCCACAAATGACGGATTATCCGGAGGAAAAAGGGATGTCGCTTTCTATGAAGCTAGCTAAAGAAACCTCCACATTTATCCGTGAACAAAAAGACTCAACCTTTCTAGCGTACCTCTCTTTTTACGCTGTACATTCCCCTATACAGACTTCTCAAACTAAATGGAAAAAATATAGAGATAAGGCGGATAGTATGGGCATTACCGAAAAAGGTTTTGAAATGGAGCGAGTGCTACCTGCTAGAACGAACCAAGACAATCCCGTATATGCCGGTTTAATAGAACAGGTAGATGAAGCCGTTGGTAGTGTTCTACAAACTTTAAAAGACCTTAGTCTAGATAAGAATACAATAGTGGTTTTTACTTCTGATAATGGTGGGGTTACCTCGGGCGATAATTTTTCCACTAACCAACTTGATCTTCGTGGAGGTAAAGGTTATCAATGGGAAGGTGGATTGCGTGTTCCCTATTTTATATATGTGCCATGGATGCTTCAAGAAGGTGTTAAAAATGAAGTACCCGTTTCTGGTGCTGATTTGTTTCCTACCCTTTTAGATTTAGCAGATATTCCTATTCAGCCGAAACATCATGCAGATGGAGTAAGCCTTAAGCCATTGCTGAAAGGGAAGCGTATTGCAGAAAGACCTTTGTATTGGCACTATCCGCATTACGGTAACCAAGGTGGAGAGCCTGTTTCCATAATGAGGAAGGGAAATTGGAAAATCATTCATTATTGGGAAGACAGTCACACGGAACTTTATGATCTAAATTCAGATTTGGGAGAAACTATTGATCTCTCTACAGAAAAAGAAACACTGTCGCTTGAAATGAAAAAAGAACTCTTGGCTTGGTTAGAATCTATGCAAACCGAATATGCCGAAGAAGACACTTCATGGAACGAAACTGAATGCAAACAAAAACTGGAAGACAATAGAAATATATTGATGCCGCGATTGGAAAAACAACGCCAAGAAATGCTGTCACCCGACTGGCAACCGAATAAAGATTGGTGGGGTAGTGCACGCTAA
- a CDS encoding family 43 glycosylhydrolase, with amino-acid sequence MNKLKMNKVKSGLGILMVLVFCITSCNSVKKEKNAKEDVKTEIDSIKFSYQEITGIGKDFLYNKRDNSDIIKVVDTYYVWYTRMVSPETAGYWGTIWYATSEDEGYTWKEQGMALGVGEEGAFDNHSVFTPNILAYEGKYYLYYTGVKPTPDNAKNEFENNSTTDITAIGLAVSDSPDGPFIRVENNPVLEISNVASDFDSYRIDDASMLVKDDKVWLFYKGRSIIHGKSGPSKTQMSVAYADSPEGPFEKHDGPLLDKSHEVLIWAKGGGVASLASINKTINFAVDGVSFSVIQDSLVNIPRAPGLYRPHLENGNPKTEIPGWGISLKGGKGLAYFARFESKSNEH; translated from the coding sequence ATGAATAAATTGAAAATGAACAAAGTAAAATCTGGTTTGGGAATTCTAATGGTATTAGTTTTTTGCATAACGTCCTGTAATTCTGTAAAAAAGGAAAAAAATGCGAAGGAGGATGTAAAAACAGAAATCGACTCTATAAAGTTCTCTTATCAGGAAATAACAGGAATTGGAAAAGACTTCTTATATAATAAAAGGGATAATAGTGATATCATAAAAGTAGTTGATACGTACTACGTATGGTATACGCGTATGGTTAGTCCGGAAACTGCAGGTTATTGGGGAACTATCTGGTATGCAACTTCAGAAGATGAAGGCTACACGTGGAAGGAGCAAGGTATGGCGCTAGGCGTAGGAGAGGAAGGAGCGTTTGATAATCATTCGGTTTTTACGCCAAACATTTTAGCTTATGAAGGAAAATATTATTTGTATTATACTGGAGTAAAACCCACCCCAGACAATGCGAAAAACGAGTTTGAAAACAACTCAACTACAGACATTACCGCAATAGGTCTTGCAGTTTCAGATAGTCCAGACGGACCGTTTATAAGAGTAGAAAACAACCCTGTACTAGAGATTAGCAACGTAGCATCTGACTTTGATAGTTACCGAATAGATGACGCTAGCATGTTAGTTAAGGATGATAAAGTATGGCTGTTTTACAAGGGGAGATCTATCATACATGGAAAATCAGGGCCAAGTAAAACGCAAATGAGCGTAGCGTATGCAGATAGTCCAGAAGGTCCTTTTGAAAAGCATGATGGGCCATTGTTGGACAAAAGTCATGAGGTACTGATATGGGCAAAGGGTGGTGGCGTTGCATCGTTAGCTTCAATAAATAAGACTATAAATTTTGCAGTAGACGGAGTGAGTTTTTCCGTTATACAAGACAGCCTTGTAAATATTCCCAGAGCACCAGGTTTGTATCGTCCTCATTTAGAAAACGGAAATCCTAAAACCGAAATTCCTGGTTGGGGTATTTCACTGAAGGGAGGAAAAGGATTGGCTTATTTTGCTCGTTTTGAAAGTAAAAGTAATGAACACTAA
- a CDS encoding glycoside hydrolase family 97 protein, with product MHSRKRLVIGVILLLAIITEACSKTNTYVLKSPDQSIELTIDNTDGALNYGMSMNGQQLVQNSELSIFPNTKVKITNTKVSSVDNTWNPVWGQFSEIQDTYNELEVSLDYEGGPATLYIRAYDGGSAFRFVINELIVDAAPAFYIEYGLSVSDEVYMPAGESMPKGPIVLNDLAQMDSIPYRWQVPLVIESKQSKYISLLESDLVSAPGFSVIDFVYDKEKGKLISNNEFTSEGKKLVTPWRLILLEENIGDLLTNNVPQNVAAPLALKDTSWIKPGKTVWDWRVHGYTTADGFNYGIDTESYFRFIDFAAENGVEYFMIDDAWYTDVSEGHIEMSDKLDLKKVMDYAEEKGVSILLYYDRREGNYGDAALFPYYKELGAKGIKYGFMGSNVSFTRDAIQMSAKSELLIDFHDSPVPFTGVTRTYPNAITKEHCHAQQDSRRAFTPKAFIRMALINALQGPLDMNNGVFDITGVNAGEREKGPKAKNLYTTVTAEAARTLIIFSGLVCIPDAPEAYTEKSDLFEFVREMPVGQWDETKILHAKMDAYISTARRHNESWFIGSVHNEPGGTLPIALDFLEAGKEYDITYYEDTEETHFKTNPEAYRVRKGEVKKGDVINAQIAPGGGHCMWIRPSKK from the coding sequence ATGCATAGTAGAAAAAGGCTGGTAATTGGTGTGATTTTACTCTTGGCGATTATTACGGAAGCGTGCAGTAAAACGAATACGTATGTTTTAAAATCCCCAGACCAATCCATTGAATTGACAATTGATAATACTGATGGTGCACTAAACTATGGGATGTCTATGAATGGACAACAGCTAGTTCAAAATTCCGAGTTGTCCATTTTTCCGAATACAAAAGTGAAAATAACGAACACCAAGGTGAGCTCCGTTGATAATACTTGGAACCCGGTTTGGGGGCAATTCAGTGAGATTCAAGATACCTATAATGAGTTAGAGGTATCCTTAGATTATGAGGGTGGCCCTGCCACTTTATATATTCGTGCCTATGATGGCGGCAGTGCTTTTCGTTTCGTAATTAATGAATTGATAGTAGATGCAGCACCTGCCTTCTATATTGAATATGGACTCTCTGTAAGCGATGAAGTTTATATGCCGGCTGGAGAAAGTATGCCCAAAGGTCCTATTGTTTTGAATGATTTGGCGCAGATGGACTCAATTCCGTACCGTTGGCAAGTGCCTTTGGTAATAGAGTCCAAGCAAAGCAAATATATCTCACTTCTTGAATCTGATTTGGTAAGTGCTCCGGGTTTTTCCGTTATCGATTTTGTATACGATAAGGAAAAAGGAAAACTCATTTCCAATAACGAATTTACTTCCGAAGGAAAAAAACTGGTGACACCTTGGCGTTTGATACTTTTGGAAGAAAACATAGGTGATTTACTTACCAACAACGTACCACAAAACGTAGCTGCGCCATTAGCTCTTAAAGACACTTCATGGATTAAGCCCGGAAAAACGGTATGGGACTGGCGTGTACATGGGTATACAACAGCAGATGGATTCAATTACGGAATAGATACGGAAAGCTATTTTCGATTTATCGATTTTGCCGCTGAGAACGGTGTTGAATACTTTATGATTGATGATGCTTGGTACACCGATGTTTCTGAAGGACATATTGAAATGTCCGATAAACTTGATTTAAAAAAGGTAATGGACTATGCAGAAGAGAAAGGCGTGTCCATATTGTTGTATTATGATAGACGAGAAGGGAATTACGGAGATGCTGCACTTTTTCCGTATTATAAAGAATTGGGTGCCAAAGGAATTAAATACGGCTTTATGGGGAGCAATGTTTCCTTTACTAGAGATGCCATTCAGATGAGCGCAAAAAGCGAACTGTTAATTGACTTTCACGATAGTCCGGTGCCGTTTACGGGAGTTACAAGAACATACCCTAATGCCATAACAAAGGAACATTGTCACGCCCAACAAGACTCCAGACGGGCTTTCACCCCAAAAGCCTTTATTAGAATGGCATTGATTAATGCTTTGCAAGGTCCGTTGGATATGAACAATGGTGTCTTTGATATAACCGGAGTTAATGCAGGGGAAAGGGAAAAAGGACCGAAAGCCAAAAACCTGTATACCACGGTCACTGCGGAAGCAGCCCGAACCTTGATTATTTTTAGCGGGCTCGTTTGTATTCCAGATGCTCCGGAAGCCTATACCGAAAAAAGCGACCTGTTTGAGTTTGTTAGGGAAATGCCCGTGGGGCAATGGGATGAAACAAAAATACTCCATGCCAAAATGGATGCCTATATTTCTACAGCAAGAAGGCATAACGAGTCATGGTTTATCGGTTCCGTGCATAATGAGCCCGGAGGAACTTTGCCTATTGCTTTGGATTTTTTGGAAGCCGGAAAGGAGTATGATATTACGTATTATGAAGATACGGAGGAGACTCATTTTAAAACAAATCCGGAAGCTTATCGTGTACGAAAAGGAGAGGTTAAAAAAGGAGATGTTATTAATGCCCAAATAGCACCCGGGGGAGGACATTGTATGTGGATTAGGCCTAGTAAGAAGTAA
- the rhaM gene encoding L-rhamnose mutarotase, whose translation MIRKAFKMKVYPNNIEEYARRHNPIWPELEQLLKEHGVHNYNIFLDSETHFLFGYAEVESEEKWNALGDTEVCKKWWKHMAGLMETNTDDSPVSIDLKHLFHMS comes from the coding sequence ATGATTAGAAAAGCATTCAAAATGAAGGTATATCCTAATAATATAGAGGAATATGCAAGAAGGCACAATCCTATTTGGCCTGAACTAGAACAGCTACTTAAAGAACACGGGGTTCATAATTATAATATTTTTCTAGATTCCGAGACGCATTTTTTATTTGGTTATGCCGAGGTAGAATCTGAAGAGAAATGGAATGCATTAGGTGATACTGAAGTTTGTAAAAAATGGTGGAAACATATGGCAGGTCTCATGGAAACAAATACAGATGATAGTCCCGTTTCTATAGATTTAAAACATCTTTTTCATATGTCCTAG
- a CDS encoding sulfatase family protein, whose amino-acid sequence MNKKKTINFLLILFNVLVAFGPIASQDKSPNIIYILADDLGYGDVKAFNPNGKISTPNMDAMAANGVKFTDAHTSSAVCSPTRYGILTGRYNWRSSLKSFVLSGYSKSLIKQERTTVPEMLKTQGYATAYIGKWHLGWDWAIEDKDANLKHNKLNANPKVDFAVPVKNGPSTHGFDYSFGFCGSLDMAPYVYIENDMPTMVPTKTTISVDDKGIWRKGLTSDDFVHANVLQDLTDKAVDYIEKNAKETSPFFLYFPLPAPHTPILPTTEFLGKSNTNMYGDFVMQVDDVVRQIRETLKRQGISENTLLVFTSDNGCSPKADFKELEKVDHDPSYVYRGTKADIFEGGHRVPFIVEWPSKGLKNSSTDKVICTTDFFATCAELTGYQIPDTEAEDSYSMLSLIKGDKDEDMREYTVHHSIDGSFAIRQGDWKLSVCSGSGGWSYPRPQDVEKEKLDLPDMQLYNLKDDIGETKNLIADNPKKTKELKKALKKIILDGRSTSGKNQENDGMEGWKQIEMIVN is encoded by the coding sequence ATGAACAAGAAAAAAACAATCAATTTTCTACTCATTTTATTCAATGTACTCGTGGCTTTTGGTCCTATTGCTAGTCAAGATAAAAGTCCAAATATTATTTATATCCTAGCAGATGATTTAGGGTATGGTGATGTAAAGGCATTTAATCCTAATGGGAAAATTTCGACACCAAATATGGATGCCATGGCAGCAAATGGTGTTAAGTTTACAGACGCTCATACATCATCTGCGGTCTGTTCCCCAACCCGGTACGGTATTTTAACGGGACGTTACAATTGGCGTAGTTCCTTAAAAAGTTTCGTGTTAAGCGGGTATTCCAAGTCATTAATAAAGCAAGAGCGCACAACCGTTCCCGAAATGCTAAAAACACAAGGATATGCCACGGCTTATATCGGAAAATGGCATCTTGGTTGGGATTGGGCAATTGAAGATAAAGATGCCAATTTGAAGCATAATAAACTAAATGCTAACCCAAAGGTGGATTTTGCAGTACCGGTCAAAAATGGCCCGTCTACACATGGGTTTGATTACTCATTTGGTTTTTGCGGTTCGCTAGACATGGCTCCCTATGTGTACATAGAAAACGATATGCCAACCATGGTGCCGACTAAAACTACGATTTCAGTAGATGATAAGGGTATTTGGAGAAAAGGGCTAACGTCAGACGATTTTGTGCATGCCAATGTATTACAGGATTTAACGGATAAAGCTGTTGATTATATAGAGAAGAATGCAAAGGAAACTTCGCCTTTCTTTCTGTATTTTCCTTTACCTGCCCCGCACACCCCAATTTTACCAACTACGGAATTTTTAGGCAAGAGTAACACCAATATGTACGGAGATTTTGTAATGCAAGTAGATGATGTGGTTCGTCAAATACGGGAGACACTTAAAAGACAAGGTATTTCAGAAAACACCCTTCTAGTTTTTACAAGTGACAATGGGTGTTCTCCAAAAGCCGATTTTAAAGAGCTTGAAAAAGTAGACCATGACCCAAGTTATGTTTATAGAGGAACAAAGGCAGATATATTTGAAGGTGGACACCGCGTTCCTTTTATTGTGGAGTGGCCAAGTAAAGGATTAAAAAATTCAAGCACCGATAAGGTTATCTGTACAACCGATTTCTTTGCAACATGTGCAGAATTGACGGGATACCAAATTCCAGATACAGAAGCGGAAGATAGCTACAGTATGCTTTCTTTGATTAAAGGCGATAAGGATGAAGATATGCGCGAATATACAGTCCATCATTCTATTGATGGATCTTTTGCCATAAGACAAGGGGATTGGAAACTAAGTGTTTGTTCGGGTTCTGGTGGTTGGAGTTATCCGCGACCACAGGATGTAGAAAAAGAGAAGCTTGATTTGCCGGATATGCAGTTATACAACTTAAAAGACGATATAGGTGAAACCAAAAATTTAATAGCGGACAACCCTAAAAAAACCAAAGAACTAAAAAAAGCCCTTAAAAAAATCATTCTTGATGGTCGTAGTACGTCTGGAAAGAACCAAGAGAATGATGGTATGGAAGGGTGGAAACAAATTGAAATGATTGTAAATTAA
- a CDS encoding helix-turn-helix domain-containing protein yields the protein MEEEYVKLIFGLKLKQIRTERNLSLFGLSKLAKLSKSYLNEIEKGKKYPKTDKIIILSEKLDIPYDDLVSLKLDKNLAPIGEILQSKILKEIPLELFGIKESNLIDIIANAPDKVNAFITTIIEVAKHYNFNRESFYLSSLRSYQQSNYNYFDDLEQKVVKFCKAYQIDLKSPVSSKELEEVLVEEYGYTINNNDLKKHKELYDLRSVFVPKTKTLLLASDIDEAQRTFIYAKEIGYNYLDFEQRLYTFPWIKFENFDQVLNNFYASYFAGALLLPRAALVNEFSTLIKKDTFDKVAFIKIFSFFAASPETFYQRLTNLLPQDFNIQTLFFLRFTHDVGSKNYYLTKELHLPSQQSPHSNETNEHYCRRWVSLKVLADIDKSKEDHAFDIQISKYPDDDVSYLVFSSATKDPFKKDQYRSISIGLLINKQLKKKMAFLEDPKIDTQIVGNTCERCSIMDCKERVVAPKILEKIKKNKVIDEVVSELTAKFS from the coding sequence ATGGAAGAAGAATACGTTAAGCTCATTTTTGGACTGAAATTAAAACAGATCCGCACCGAAAGAAATCTATCTCTGTTTGGATTATCAAAGCTTGCCAAACTATCAAAATCGTATCTGAACGAAATTGAAAAAGGCAAGAAATATCCAAAGACCGATAAGATTATTATACTATCAGAAAAATTAGATATTCCTTACGATGACCTCGTTTCTTTAAAATTGGATAAGAATCTTGCCCCTATTGGTGAAATTTTACAATCCAAGATTCTAAAGGAAATTCCATTGGAACTTTTTGGAATAAAAGAGAGCAACCTAATTGATATTATTGCAAACGCGCCTGATAAGGTCAATGCCTTTATCACTACTATAATTGAAGTTGCTAAACATTACAACTTTAATAGGGAGAGTTTTTACCTTTCCTCTTTACGCTCCTACCAACAGTCTAACTATAATTATTTTGATGATTTAGAACAGAAAGTAGTTAAGTTTTGCAAGGCATATCAGATAGATTTGAAGTCTCCAGTATCATCTAAAGAACTAGAAGAGGTTCTTGTTGAGGAATACGGTTACACTATAAATAACAACGATTTAAAAAAGCACAAAGAACTTTACGACTTGCGCTCTGTCTTTGTACCAAAAACTAAAACCTTATTACTGGCAAGTGATATAGATGAGGCGCAACGCACTTTTATATATGCCAAAGAAATAGGCTACAACTACTTGGATTTTGAGCAACGTCTTTACACGTTTCCATGGATTAAGTTTGAAAATTTTGATCAAGTGCTGAACAATTTTTACGCCTCCTATTTTGCCGGCGCACTTTTGTTGCCTAGAGCGGCACTGGTTAACGAGTTTTCAACACTCATTAAAAAAGACACTTTTGACAAGGTAGCTTTTATAAAGATTTTTTCCTTTTTTGCGGCTTCACCGGAAACTTTCTACCAACGTTTAACAAATCTACTACCACAAGATTTTAACATTCAGACGCTATTTTTTTTACGTTTTACCCATGACGTAGGAAGTAAAAATTATTACCTGACAAAAGAATTGCATTTACCCAGTCAACAATCTCCTCATAGTAATGAAACCAATGAGCATTATTGTAGAAGATGGGTTTCATTAAAGGTGCTAGCTGACATCGATAAAAGTAAAGAAGATCATGCTTTTGATATACAAATATCCAAATACCCGGATGATGACGTCTCATACCTGGTATTTTCTTCTGCCACAAAAGATCCATTTAAAAAGGATCAATATAGAAGTATTAGTATTGGTCTGCTTATCAATAAGCAATTGAAAAAGAAAATGGCCTTTTTAGAAGACCCGAAAATAGACACACAAATAGTTGGTAACACCTGTGAACGTTGTTCTATAATGGACTGTAAGGAGCGAGTGGTAGCTCCAAAAATCTTAGAGAAAATCAAAAAAAACAAAGTAATAGATGAAGTAGTTTCTGAGCTGACGGCCAAATTTAGCTAG
- a CDS encoding Gfo/Idh/MocA family protein: MKTSRRSFIQKTALGTTGAILGSSSLSAKSYRKVMGANDRIQVAIAGLGRRVSAMYTPIELKSNNVELLYLCDVMESQRVKAATEMSTRLGYTPKLENDIRKVLEDKKVDALFNLTPDHWHAPGSIMALKEGKHVYVEKPCSHNMAENELLVAAQKKYDRVVQMGNQQRSAEHSIDIIKQIHNGVIGKPYKAVAFFSSKRGEVPHQKAAPVPAGLDWDLFQGPAVRRDYTSETWNYNWHWYGWNYGTAELGNNGTHELDVARWALQVDFPNHVEADGVKSAFVDDGWEMYDTMEATFKFDNDTTIKWDGKSRNGYSTYGGGRGTIIYGSEGSVFVNRNLYKLYDRGGNLVKTVNAKTQEGGIELGGGGGMTTIHVGNFFNTIRGKETLQAPIDDASKSMALVHFGNVAYRIGNGFDIDSKTGRMLDRKALALWGREYAKGWDVKL, encoded by the coding sequence ATGAAAACATCTAGAAGAAGTTTTATTCAGAAAACAGCATTGGGAACTACAGGTGCTATATTGGGTAGCTCTAGCTTATCGGCTAAGAGTTACAGAAAAGTGATGGGTGCCAATGATAGAATTCAGGTGGCCATTGCAGGTCTGGGACGCCGTGTAAGTGCTATGTATACGCCAATAGAGTTGAAGAGTAATAATGTAGAGCTGTTATACCTTTGCGATGTAATGGAGAGTCAGCGTGTAAAAGCCGCCACAGAAATGTCTACGCGATTAGGCTATACTCCAAAATTGGAAAACGATATTAGAAAAGTTCTAGAAGATAAAAAAGTAGATGCATTGTTCAACTTAACACCCGACCATTGGCACGCTCCAGGTTCAATTATGGCGTTAAAAGAAGGGAAACACGTTTACGTAGAAAAACCATGTAGCCATAACATGGCCGAAAATGAATTACTCGTTGCCGCCCAGAAAAAGTACGACCGTGTTGTACAAATGGGTAACCAGCAACGTTCAGCAGAGCATAGTATAGATATTATAAAACAAATTCATAATGGGGTAATTGGTAAGCCGTACAAGGCAGTTGCCTTTTTTAGTAGTAAAAGAGGAGAGGTGCCACATCAGAAAGCTGCGCCTGTTCCTGCTGGTTTGGATTGGGATTTATTTCAGGGGCCAGCTGTTCGTCGTGACTATACTTCTGAAACTTGGAACTACAACTGGCACTGGTACGGATGGAATTATGGTACGGCTGAATTAGGTAATAATGGTACACATGAATTAGATGTAGCACGTTGGGCGCTACAAGTAGACTTTCCAAATCATGTAGAGGCAGATGGTGTTAAATCGGCCTTTGTAGATGACGGTTGGGAAATGTACGATACTATGGAAGCTACTTTTAAGTTCGATAATGATACAACCATTAAATGGGATGGTAAAAGTAGAAATGGATATTCTACCTATGGTGGTGGTCGTGGTACAATTATATACGGCAGCGAAGGTAGTGTCTTTGTAAACCGAAACTTGTACAAGTTGTATGACAGAGGTGGTAACTTGGTAAAAACTGTTAACGCAAAAACGCAAGAAGGCGGAATTGAGCTTGGCGGCGGAGGTGGAATGACTACCATTCACGTTGGTAATTTTTTCAACACCATTAGAGGTAAAGAAACTTTACAAGCACCAATTGATGATGCATCAAAAAGTATGGCATTAGTTCACTTTGGTAACGTAGCCTATAGAATTGGTAATGGTTTTGATATAGATTCCAAAACCGGGCGAATGCTAGATCGTAAAGCATTGGCTTTATGGGGTAGAGAATACGCTAAAGGCTGGGATGTAAAACTCTAG